From a region of the Acidobacteriota bacterium genome:
- a CDS encoding PQQ-binding-like beta-propeller repeat protein — protein sequence MRGRAVWGWMTVAALLLAASVLMTSATAEKASEKASNEADESGVYMLGVSEEGRQYWPRWRGPSGQGWVKGEGYPVTWSSSENVLWKTEVPGAGNSSPIVWGDYIFLTSAYEGGERRAILAFERSDGSLAWEAFAPTDPKLARPYPKNGFASSTPVTDGERVYAYLGGHGLMAVDFEGKIAWTAGVGDVSRAFHGTAGSPLLYKDKLILYQDLPENAFIAAFNKHSGEEIWRTPREGRVGWGTPVAVRAGDRDEIVVSSNRAVNAYDPETGSELWTCRGNTFEVIPTPVVGHGLLFCSSGRAGPTLAIRPGGSGDVTETHLEWRAAKGSPFVPSPILHGDLLYMINDMLSILTVYEAESGDLVYQARMGKPVREGFSSSPVAVGDKLFFTNDEGQTFVVQAGREYNLLHTNEMGEPILASPALVDGTWYWRTQNHLIAIGN from the coding sequence ATGCGCGGACGTGCGGTTTGGGGATGGATGACGGTTGCCGCTTTGCTGCTCGCGGCTTCGGTGCTGATGACTTCGGCTACGGCTGAGAAAGCCTCGGAAAAGGCCTCCAACGAGGCCGACGAGAGCGGCGTTTACATGCTGGGAGTGTCCGAGGAGGGCCGGCAGTACTGGCCGCGCTGGCGCGGGCCTTCGGGGCAAGGATGGGTCAAGGGCGAGGGGTATCCCGTCACCTGGTCGTCCAGCGAAAACGTGCTCTGGAAGACCGAGGTGCCCGGAGCGGGCAACTCCTCTCCCATCGTGTGGGGCGATTACATTTTTCTCACCAGTGCCTACGAGGGCGGAGAACGGCGCGCCATTCTGGCCTTCGAGCGGTCGGACGGCAGCCTGGCCTGGGAAGCTTTCGCACCTACCGATCCCAAGCTGGCCCGGCCCTATCCCAAGAACGGATTCGCCTCCTCCACGCCCGTCACCGACGGTGAGCGGGTCTACGCCTACTTGGGCGGACACGGGCTGATGGCGGTCGACTTCGAGGGCAAGATCGCCTGGACCGCCGGCGTGGGCGACGTCAGCCGCGCCTTTCACGGGACCGCCGGTTCCCCCCTGCTCTACAAAGACAAGCTGATCCTCTATCAGGACCTGCCCGAGAACGCCTTTATCGCCGCTTTCAACAAGCACAGCGGCGAGGAGATCTGGCGCACCCCGCGCGAGGGACGCGTGGGCTGGGGAACTCCCGTGGCCGTGCGCGCCGGAGACCGCGACGAGATCGTGGTCAGCAGCAACCGGGCCGTCAACGCCTACGACCCCGAGACCGGCAGCGAACTGTGGACCTGTCGCGGCAACACCTTCGAGGTCATCCCAACGCCCGTGGTGGGCCATGGACTGCTCTTCTGCAGTTCGGGACGCGCCGGCCCCACCCTGGCCATCCGTCCCGGCGGCTCGGGAGACGTTACCGAGACCCACCTGGAATGGCGGGCCGCCAAGGGTTCGCCCTTCGTCCCCTCGCCCATCCTCCACGGGGACCTGCTCTACATGATCAACGACATGCTGAGCATCCTCACCGTCTATGAGGCGGAAAGCGGCGACCTGGTTTACCAAGCCCGCATGGGCAAGCCCGTCCGCGAAGGCTTCTCGTCTTCGCCGGTGGCTGTCGGCGACAAGCTCTTCTTCACCAACGACGAGGGCCAGACTTTCGTGGTGCAGGCCGGACGCGAGTACAACCTGCTCCACACCAACGAAATGGGCGAGCCCATCCTGGCCTCCCCGGCCCTGGTCGACGGCACCTGGTACTGGCGCACCCAAAACCACCTCATCGCCATCGGCAACTAG